In Persephonella sp., one genomic interval encodes:
- a CDS encoding hemerythrin family protein — MLIPIEQLPRVALERMNKVHEKEIEIMNELYQLLQEYEKGEVSIEDIDRAFNEFLEDVKYHFSSEQEMMEQYNFFAYPMHRGEHDMVLGQLQNLQKNWEKNKNPEIIKSYLENQFLPWLINHIQTMDTVTAHFLSHFIRE, encoded by the coding sequence ATGCTTATTCCAATAGAACAGCTACCAAGGGTAGCACTTGAAAGAATGAATAAAGTTCATGAAAAAGAGATAGAAATTATGAATGAACTTTATCAACTTCTTCAGGAGTATGAAAAAGGTGAGGTATCTATTGAAGATATAGATAGGGCTTTTAATGAATTTCTGGAAGACGTAAAGTATCATTTTTCTTCTGAGCAAGAGATGATGGAACAGTATAACTTCTTTGCTTATCCAATGCATAGAGGCGAGCATGATATGGTTTTAGGACAACTTCAAAACTTGCAGAAAAACTGGGAGAAAAACAAAAATCCAGAAATCATAAAAAGCTACCTTGAAAATCAGTTTCTCCCGTGGCTTATAAACCATATTCAGACCATGGATACTGTTACAGCACACTTTTTATCCCATTTTATAAGGGAA